From the Saccharomonospora marina XMU15 genome, the window AGGTCGTCGCGGGTGGGCCGCCGCCCCAGCGAGCGCAGCCGCGTCGACTGCGACTTGCGCATCCGCTCCAGCAGCTTTCGGGCCTCACGCGCGTTGCCGAAGTTCTCGTCGCGTTCGAGCTGCGAGAACCATTCGAGCAAGGCGATTTCCACATTTTCGTCGAGTTGGTAGTCGGCGTTCTTCGCCAGGTGCACGGCGATGCGCACCAGCTGCTCCGGGGAGTAGTTCTCGAACTCCAGTGTCTTACCGAACCTGGAGGCAAGGCCGGGGTTGGCGTCGAGGAAGGTGCGCATCTCACCGGTGTAGCCCGCGACGATGACGGCGACCTCGTTGCGGTGATCCTCCATCAGCTTCACCAGCGTGTCGATGGCTTCCTGGCCGAAGTCGGCACCCCCGCCGCTGGAGCGGGACAGCGTGTAGGCCTCGTCGATGAACAGCACACCGCCACGGGCCTCGTCGAACGCCGACGCAGCCTTCTCGGCGGTGTGGCCGATGTACTGGCCGACGAGGTCACGGCGGGAGACTTCCTTGAACTTGCCGTGCGGCAGGATGCCGAGCGCCTTCAACAACTGGCCGTAGATTCGCGCGACGGTCGTCTTGCCGGTGCCCGGCGCGCCCGCGAACACCAGGTGGTTGCTGACAGTGCCGACGGAAAGCCCCTCGCTGCGTCGCCACTCGTTGACCTGGATCTCATCGATGAGTCCCCGTACTTCCGCCTTGACGCCGGCCAGGCCGATCATGGCGTCGAGCTCGCCGAGCAGCTTGTCGACCTGCTCCAGGTCCTTCTCCCTGTCCGTTTCGGCGGTGACGCCGACGGGCGGCCTGCCGCGGTCGGCCGTTCCTTCTCGGACCTCGGTCCTCGCGCCGTCGTCCAGCCGTATCCCCGGTGCCGCCGTGTTCTCGATCCGGCAGTTGTCGATGACCCCGCCGCAGCCCTTGCCCACCGCGATGCCGACGCCCTGCGTGTCGTGGATCCACGACGACGTGATGGACGGGGAGGTCTGGTCCGCCACCGCGATCCCCGCGTCGGCGGTCTGCGAGATCTCGCAGCGTTCGATGGCGGAGTCACCGGCCTGGTACAGGTACACGCCGCGGAAACCGCAGCCGACGATGGTGCAGTGGTTCAGCGTCGCGCGCGTGCCGAGCCGCAGGATCACGGCGTCGTCGACGATGTCACGGATCTCGCAACGTTCCACGACGCCGTCGGACTCCTCGAGTATCAGCCCGTACTGCCCGCCGGTGATCCTGGTGTTGCTGAGTTTGGCGTCGGCGCCGCCGGTGATGGACACCGCGGCCGCGTATCCGGCGGAGACGACACAGTCGGCCACCTTCAGCTGTCCGCCGAGGACCCGCAGCGCCGAGTTCTCCTCCGAGCGCAGGTTGAGCCCGATGAGTTGGAGCTTCGCGCCGACGGCCGACACCGCGGGTTGCTCGGGCAGCGCCGAATTGATCGTCACGGCGCCGGAATCCTGAGCCCGCAGCACGATGTCGGCATGCTGGATGGTGAGCGTCTCGATGTAGTCCCCGGCCGCGATCGAGATGACCGTTCCGGTTGTCGCCGCGTCGAGGGCATCCCGGATCGTCGGGAACGAACCACGCTGCTGCGGCGATACATGAAGGGTGCGTGCCATGGCTCCGGTTCGAGGCTGGGGGACTAGGGTCTGCGCAGCAAAACTACCGCAGAACGGGGGCAATGCGTGCGATCCGGATGGCAGCCCGCTGATCAACGTGAGGCCGACATGGTGGCGGCGGCACGGGACGGGCAGGGGCAGCGCTACGCGGAACTGGTGTTGTCCGGCCCGCTGTACCTGCCGAAACTGCCCGATCGCGACAGTGACGAGTGGTGGGACCTGGTGCGGGAGTTGACACTGCCCACCGAGAACGTGCTGGTCTTCACCTCGGTCGAGGCCATGTCGGCGGTGCTCGGCAGCTTCGTCCAGGGCTACCAGGAGACCGATTACGCCTCGCTCGTGCGGCGCTGGCCCAACCCGGGCTGGCTGCTCGCGCTCAATCCCGGACTTCCGATCGGATTGATCGCGCCACCAGCGGCGCTGTACGGCCTGGCCAACGGAGAGGTC encodes:
- a CDS encoding right-handed parallel beta-helix repeat-containing protein; the encoded protein is MARTLHVSPQQRGSFPTIRDALDAATTGTVISIAAGDYIETLTIQHADIVLRAQDSGAVTINSALPEQPAVSAVGAKLQLIGLNLRSEENSALRVLGGQLKVADCVVSAGYAAAVSITGGADAKLSNTRITGGQYGLILEESDGVVERCEIRDIVDDAVILRLGTRATLNHCTIVGCGFRGVYLYQAGDSAIERCEISQTADAGIAVADQTSPSITSSWIHDTQGVGIAVGKGCGGVIDNCRIENTAAPGIRLDDGARTEVREGTADRGRPPVGVTAETDREKDLEQVDKLLGELDAMIGLAGVKAEVRGLIDEIQVNEWRRSEGLSVGTVSNHLVFAGAPGTGKTTVARIYGQLLKALGILPHGKFKEVSRRDLVGQYIGHTAEKAASAFDEARGGVLFIDEAYTLSRSSGGGADFGQEAIDTLVKLMEDHRNEVAVIVAGYTGEMRTFLDANPGLASRFGKTLEFENYSPEQLVRIAVHLAKNADYQLDENVEIALLEWFSQLERDENFGNAREARKLLERMRKSQSTRLRSLGRRPTRDDLTTLTLDDLLASIGDNG